In Musa acuminata AAA Group cultivar baxijiao chromosome BXJ2-10, Cavendish_Baxijiao_AAA, whole genome shotgun sequence, a genomic segment contains:
- the LOC135625524 gene encoding amino acid transporter AVT1I-like isoform X1, whose protein sequence is MMGDYQQLNISENKRMAVKPSISDPEAGTHAVSVVGDEGGPGVTVPLLRPNGHEIQYRKQRQESPQAGATFVRTCFNGLNALSGVGIVSIPYALSSGGWLSLVVLFMLAAICCYTGLLLQRCMQRSPNIKTYPDIGEFAFGHKGRVAVSVFMYLELYLVAIGFLILQGDNLENLFPGASIRIAMLNIAAKQLFVILAALVVLPTTWMRSMGLLAYVSAGGVLVSVIMVCSVLSAATVEVGFHERGRLVNLSGLPTALGLYAFCYCGHAVFPTLCTSMKDSTKFSKVLIVCFVLCTINYGSMAIIGYLMYGDNLKSQVTLNLPIGNISSKIAIYTTVVNPLTKYALMVTPIANAIEERLAEYHKSLEPCLTRTLLMLSMVTVALAIPFFGYLMAFIGSLLGVVVSILLPCLCYLKIFKPHCIHVVELVIIFCILMMGCVMAVTGTYTSLREIYHKL, encoded by the exons atgaTGGGTGATTACCAACAACTAAATATCAG CGAGAACAAGAGGATGGCTGTGAAACCATCAATATCAGATCCGGAGGCCGGAACTCATGCCGTGTCTGTCGTCGGTGACGAGGGTGGCCCTGGCGTCACCGTGCCGCTCCTCCGCCCAAACGGGCATGAGATCCAGTACAGGAAGCAGCGGCAAGAGTCTCCGCAGGCTGGTGCTACCTTTGTCAGGACTTGTTTCAATGGACTCAATGCCTTATCAG GCGTTGGGATAGTATCGATTCCGTATGCGCTCTCGAGTGGCGGATGGTTGAGCCTCGTCGTTCTCTTCATGCTGGCAGCCATCTGCTGCTACACCGGATTACTCCTGCAGCGCTGCATGCAGAGGAGCCCGAACATCAAAACCTACCCAGACATCGGGGAGTTTGCATTTGGCCACAAGGGAAGGGTAGCCGTCTCCGTCTTCATGTACCTCGAGCTCTACCTCGTCGCTATCGGATTCCTTATACTGCAAGGGGACAACTTAGAAAACCTGTTCCCCGGCGCCAGTATCCGGATCGCAATGCTTAACATAGCAGCGAAGCAGCTGTTCGTCATCCTCGCCGCGCTCGTCGTCCTGCCGACCACATGGATGCGGAGTATGGGGCTGCTCGCTTATGTTTCTGCCGGCGGAGTGCTGGTTTCCGTCATCATGGTTTGCTCTGTGCTTTCAGCTGCCACGGTCGAGGTTGGCTTCCATGAAAGGGGCAGACTTGTGAACTTGAGTGGATTGCCAACTGCGTTAGGTTTGTATGCCTTCTGCTACTGTGGTCATGCAGTGTTCCCCACCTTATGCACCTCGATGAAAGACTCCACCAAATTCTCTAAG GTACTGATCGTCTGCTTTGTTCTCTGCACTATCAATTACGGATCAATGGCGATCATTGGATACCTCATGTATGGCGACAACCTGAAATCCCAAGTGACGTTGAATCTCCCCATCGGAAACATAAGCTCAAAGATTGCGATATACACGACCGTGGTGAATCCTCTCACGAAATATGCACTGATGGTTACACCCATCGCAAATGCCATTGAAGAAAGATTGGCAGAATACCACAAAAGCTTGGAACCGTGCCTTACGAGAACACTCCTAATGCTCAGCATGGTTACCGTAGCTTTAGCGATTCCGTTCTTTGGATACCTCATGGCATTCATTGGATCATTGCTGGGTGTGGTTGTCTCCATTTTGCTCCCATGTCTCTGCTACCTCAAGATCTTCAAACCCCACTGCATTCATGTGGTGGAGCTGGTGATTATTTTCTGTATTCTGATGATGGGGTGCGTGATGGCAGTCACAGGTACTTACACGTCTTTGAGAGAGATCTATCACAAACTATGA
- the LOC135625524 gene encoding amino acid transporter AVT1I-like isoform X2: protein MAVKPSISDPEAGTHAVSVVGDEGGPGVTVPLLRPNGHEIQYRKQRQESPQAGATFVRTCFNGLNALSGVGIVSIPYALSSGGWLSLVVLFMLAAICCYTGLLLQRCMQRSPNIKTYPDIGEFAFGHKGRVAVSVFMYLELYLVAIGFLILQGDNLENLFPGASIRIAMLNIAAKQLFVILAALVVLPTTWMRSMGLLAYVSAGGVLVSVIMVCSVLSAATVEVGFHERGRLVNLSGLPTALGLYAFCYCGHAVFPTLCTSMKDSTKFSKVLIVCFVLCTINYGSMAIIGYLMYGDNLKSQVTLNLPIGNISSKIAIYTTVVNPLTKYALMVTPIANAIEERLAEYHKSLEPCLTRTLLMLSMVTVALAIPFFGYLMAFIGSLLGVVVSILLPCLCYLKIFKPHCIHVVELVIIFCILMMGCVMAVTGTYTSLREIYHKL from the exons ATGGCTGTGAAACCATCAATATCAGATCCGGAGGCCGGAACTCATGCCGTGTCTGTCGTCGGTGACGAGGGTGGCCCTGGCGTCACCGTGCCGCTCCTCCGCCCAAACGGGCATGAGATCCAGTACAGGAAGCAGCGGCAAGAGTCTCCGCAGGCTGGTGCTACCTTTGTCAGGACTTGTTTCAATGGACTCAATGCCTTATCAG GCGTTGGGATAGTATCGATTCCGTATGCGCTCTCGAGTGGCGGATGGTTGAGCCTCGTCGTTCTCTTCATGCTGGCAGCCATCTGCTGCTACACCGGATTACTCCTGCAGCGCTGCATGCAGAGGAGCCCGAACATCAAAACCTACCCAGACATCGGGGAGTTTGCATTTGGCCACAAGGGAAGGGTAGCCGTCTCCGTCTTCATGTACCTCGAGCTCTACCTCGTCGCTATCGGATTCCTTATACTGCAAGGGGACAACTTAGAAAACCTGTTCCCCGGCGCCAGTATCCGGATCGCAATGCTTAACATAGCAGCGAAGCAGCTGTTCGTCATCCTCGCCGCGCTCGTCGTCCTGCCGACCACATGGATGCGGAGTATGGGGCTGCTCGCTTATGTTTCTGCCGGCGGAGTGCTGGTTTCCGTCATCATGGTTTGCTCTGTGCTTTCAGCTGCCACGGTCGAGGTTGGCTTCCATGAAAGGGGCAGACTTGTGAACTTGAGTGGATTGCCAACTGCGTTAGGTTTGTATGCCTTCTGCTACTGTGGTCATGCAGTGTTCCCCACCTTATGCACCTCGATGAAAGACTCCACCAAATTCTCTAAG GTACTGATCGTCTGCTTTGTTCTCTGCACTATCAATTACGGATCAATGGCGATCATTGGATACCTCATGTATGGCGACAACCTGAAATCCCAAGTGACGTTGAATCTCCCCATCGGAAACATAAGCTCAAAGATTGCGATATACACGACCGTGGTGAATCCTCTCACGAAATATGCACTGATGGTTACACCCATCGCAAATGCCATTGAAGAAAGATTGGCAGAATACCACAAAAGCTTGGAACCGTGCCTTACGAGAACACTCCTAATGCTCAGCATGGTTACCGTAGCTTTAGCGATTCCGTTCTTTGGATACCTCATGGCATTCATTGGATCATTGCTGGGTGTGGTTGTCTCCATTTTGCTCCCATGTCTCTGCTACCTCAAGATCTTCAAACCCCACTGCATTCATGTGGTGGAGCTGGTGATTATTTTCTGTATTCTGATGATGGGGTGCGTGATGGCAGTCACAGGTACTTACACGTCTTTGAGAGAGATCTATCACAAACTATGA